One window from the genome of Enterococcus haemoperoxidus ATCC BAA-382 encodes:
- the dagF gene encoding 2-dehydro-3-deoxy-phosphogluconate aldolase: MTLTPNYLENRICLNVLANSVENAKDCYEAAEGHIVLGVLSKNYPTDEAAIEDMKKYAAETNNALSVGLGAGDPNQSQMVSRISKELQPQHVNQVFTGVGTSRALLGQNETIVNGLVSPTGKVGIVNIATGPLSSQTPAGEVTIETAIRLLQDMGGSSIKFFPMKGLAHIEEYKAVAEACAKYDFYLEPTGGIDLENFEEIVQIAVDAGVKKIIPHVYSSIIDSTTGDTRPEDVKTLLGMIKNTLKK; the protein is encoded by the coding sequence ATGACATTAACACCAAATTATTTAGAAAACCGTATTTGCCTAAACGTCCTAGCTAACTCAGTAGAAAATGCGAAAGACTGTTATGAAGCAGCAGAAGGACACATTGTATTAGGTGTATTATCTAAAAACTATCCAACTGACGAAGCTGCGATTGAAGACATGAAAAAATATGCCGCAGAAACGAACAACGCATTATCTGTTGGTTTAGGTGCAGGTGATCCAAATCAAAGCCAAATGGTATCAAGAATTTCAAAAGAATTACAACCCCAACATGTCAACCAAGTCTTTACAGGTGTAGGTACATCACGTGCATTATTAGGTCAAAACGAAACAATCGTCAATGGCTTAGTATCACCAACAGGTAAAGTCGGCATTGTCAATATCGCTACAGGTCCATTAAGCTCACAAACACCAGCTGGCGAAGTTACGATCGAAACAGCGATTCGTTTATTACAAGATATGGGGGGCAGCTCAATCAAATTCTTCCCAATGAAAGGCTTAGCACATATCGAAGAATATAAGGCAGTCGCTGAAGCATGTGCTAAATATGACTTCTACCTAGAGCCAACAGGGGGAATCGATTTAGAAAACTTTGAAGAAATCGTACAAATCGCAGTAGATGCCGGAGTGAAGAAAATCATCCCTCACGTGTATAGCTCAATCATCGATTCAACAACAGGAGATACAAGACCAGAAGATGTCAAAACATTACTTGGGATGATCAAAAATACATTAAAAAAATAA
- a CDS encoding sugar kinase, with protein sequence MRIAAFGEIMMRLTPPEYLMLEQTKELRLDFTGTGVNILSNLAHFGCQTSLLTNLPNNRLGEAAKASVRQLGIQDRWIGFSGDHIGSYFAEMGFGPRPTQVTYQNRRNSSFGVSGASKYNFDIFLAETDLVHICGISLSLTEETREAAFVLAEKAHALGKKVCFDFNFRPSLNEVHGTSFMKEQYEKILPYCDLVFGSQRDLTDLLGMKLDETVEPSKQFEALIHQFMLEYQIERFAGTIRQGEGNKHYLTGFLFDLESYVQSAPREIINLDRIGAGDGYAAGILLGYSESWSLLETVEFATANGVLAHTIQGDVPLTTRKQVRHIMEQPTVDLIR encoded by the coding sequence ATGAGAATTGCAGCATTTGGTGAAATAATGATGCGCTTGACGCCACCAGAATATCTGATGTTGGAACAAACCAAAGAATTACGTTTAGACTTTACAGGAACAGGAGTTAATATTTTAAGTAACCTCGCTCATTTTGGCTGTCAAACAAGTTTACTGACAAATCTTCCTAACAACCGATTAGGTGAAGCAGCTAAAGCAAGTGTCCGTCAGTTAGGGATTCAAGATCGTTGGATCGGTTTTTCTGGTGATCATATTGGTTCTTATTTTGCAGAAATGGGGTTTGGACCAAGACCGACACAAGTAACGTATCAAAATCGTCGAAACAGTTCATTTGGTGTGAGTGGAGCTTCTAAGTATAATTTCGATATATTTTTAGCTGAAACCGATTTAGTGCATATTTGTGGAATTTCATTAAGTTTGACAGAAGAAACTCGTGAGGCTGCGTTTGTTTTAGCCGAAAAGGCGCATGCTCTAGGAAAGAAAGTCTGTTTCGACTTTAATTTTCGACCTAGTTTAAATGAAGTGCATGGTACTTCATTTATGAAGGAACAATATGAAAAAATACTACCATATTGCGATTTAGTTTTTGGTAGTCAACGTGATTTAACAGACTTATTGGGAATGAAGCTTGATGAAACAGTGGAACCGTCTAAACAGTTTGAAGCATTAATTCACCAATTTATGCTGGAATATCAGATTGAACGCTTTGCTGGGACGATTCGTCAAGGCGAAGGGAATAAACATTATTTAACTGGTTTTTTATTCGATTTAGAAAGCTATGTTCAATCAGCTCCCCGCGAGATTATTAATTTGGATCGAATCGGTGCAGGTGACGGTTATGCTGCAGGGATTTTGCTTGGATATAGTGAATCATGGTCATTACTAGAAACAGTAGAATTTGCCACTGCCAATGGCGTTTTGGCGCATACAATTCAAGGAGATGTTCCGCTGACAACGCGAAAACAAGTTAGACATATCATGGAACAACCAACGGTAGATTTGATCCGCTAG
- a CDS encoding YaiI/YqxD family protein, whose product MKIFVDGDGSPVKDTTIEVALTYSLEVVIVTSIDHYSLKEYPKNVSFVYVDKGADAADFRIVQLIKREDLLVTQDYGLASLVLPKGVCVLHQLGYQYTEANIDGLLEQRYFSAKVRKSGGHTKGPKAFTAEDRATFKGKLIEVIEAKKEDLYVE is encoded by the coding sequence ATGAAAATTTTTGTCGATGGTGATGGTTCACCGGTAAAAGATACTACAATTGAAGTTGCCTTAACTTATTCACTTGAGGTTGTGATCGTAACGAGTATCGATCATTATTCTTTGAAAGAGTATCCTAAAAACGTTTCATTTGTTTATGTTGACAAAGGGGCTGATGCTGCTGATTTTAGAATTGTTCAACTGATCAAAAGAGAGGACCTTTTAGTGACACAAGATTATGGGTTAGCTTCATTAGTTTTGCCTAAAGGTGTGTGCGTACTTCATCAGTTGGGCTATCAATACACAGAAGCAAACATCGATGGATTATTAGAACAACGATATTTTAGTGCGAAAGTTCGCAAAAGTGGTGGTCATACAAAGGGACCTAAAGCATTTACAGCAGAAGATCGTGCGACCTTTAAAGGGAAGTTAATCGAAGTAATCGAGGCGAAAAAAGAGGATTTATATGTAGAATAA
- a CDS encoding D-alanine--D-alanine ligase — protein sequence MKIILLYGGRSEEHDVSILSAYSVLNAIYYNYYQVQLVFISKEGQWVKGPILTEKPESKDILKLTWSEDGEIDKWGEFTGKVIQPCDIQEEDAIVFPVLHGPNGEDGTIQGFLETIGMPYVGAGVLASANAMDKIMTKYLLQTAGIPQVPYVPVLKSNWKENPKKVFEQCEGSLIYPVFVKPANMGSSVGISKAENREELQNALEEAYRYDSRAIVEQGIEAREIEVAILGNEDVRTTQPGEIVKDVEFYDYNSKYIDNQITMQIPAEVPDEVHQKAQEYAKKAYTILDGSGLSRCDFFLTSKNELFLNELNTMPGFTQFSMYPLLWENMGLKYSDLIEELIQLALNRFKQRQSFFER from the coding sequence TTGAAGATTATTTTGCTATATGGTGGGAGAAGTGAAGAACATGATGTTTCTATACTATCTGCCTATTCCGTTTTAAATGCGATTTATTATAATTACTATCAAGTCCAACTGGTCTTTATTAGTAAAGAGGGACAATGGGTCAAAGGACCGATCCTAACAGAAAAACCTGAAAGTAAGGATATTCTTAAACTAACTTGGTCTGAGGATGGGGAAATAGATAAATGGGGTGAATTTACTGGTAAAGTGATTCAACCTTGTGATATTCAAGAAGAAGATGCAATCGTCTTCCCAGTATTGCACGGGCCAAATGGTGAGGATGGAACGATTCAAGGCTTTTTAGAAACGATTGGAATGCCCTATGTCGGAGCTGGCGTATTAGCTAGTGCTAATGCAATGGACAAGATTATGACGAAGTATTTGCTTCAAACAGCAGGTATCCCTCAAGTACCATATGTTCCAGTTTTAAAAAGCAATTGGAAAGAAAATCCTAAGAAGGTTTTTGAACAGTGTGAAGGCTCTTTGATTTATCCTGTTTTCGTCAAACCTGCTAACATGGGTTCTAGTGTGGGAATCAGCAAAGCCGAAAATCGTGAAGAGTTACAAAATGCTTTAGAAGAAGCGTATCGCTATGATTCACGTGCAATTGTTGAACAAGGGATCGAAGCACGCGAAATCGAAGTGGCTATTTTAGGAAATGAAGATGTACGGACAACACAACCTGGTGAAATTGTAAAAGATGTTGAATTTTATGATTACAACTCAAAATATATCGATAATCAAATCACAATGCAAATTCCAGCAGAAGTGCCAGATGAAGTTCATCAAAAAGCACAGGAATATGCTAAAAAAGCCTATACTATATTAGATGGTAGTGGATTGAGTCGCTGTGATTTCTTTTTAACAAGTAAGAATGAATTATTCTTAAATGAATTAAATACTATGCCTGGTTTTACTCAATTTAGCATGTATCCATTGCTATGGGAAAATATGGGGTTGAAGTATAGTGATTTAATTGAAGAGTTGATACAATTAGCGTTAAATCGTTTTAAACAAAGACAAAGTTTTTTCGAAAGATAA
- a CDS encoding UDP-N-acetylmuramoyl-tripeptide--D-alanyl-D-alanine ligase translates to MKLTFWEAAEAIKATNDWKQWPDFDLTGIEFDSRLIQSNNLFVPLKGENDGHSFIESAIEKGVGATLWSATKAAPEKLPTLQVSDTLKAMQDLAVYYLKKMKPTVIAITGSNGKTTTKDMTEAVLAQQFKTYKTQGNYNNDIGLPYTILHMPDETEKLILEMGMDHANEIDFLSRLAQPDVAAITMIGEAHIENLGSRAGIAKAKMEITAGLAKSGLLIIPADEPLLLPLTKELPQAIKTFGLVQADCMAEIIEAQKEFTSFKISGSNTLFTIPVLGEYNVGNALIAISIGQWFELSEEKIKIGLADFKLTKNRTEWLKSSTGIEILSDVYNANPTAMNLVLDSFSQMPTQGKRVAVLGDMLELGPDSASMHASVSEHLKPTEIDEVVLYGSEMQALYDSLTTKYEKKYLHYFKKTEKAALTDTLKEILEPKDMVILKASNGMGLNEVVTKLLEI, encoded by the coding sequence ATGAAACTAACTTTCTGGGAAGCGGCCGAAGCAATCAAAGCAACCAATGATTGGAAACAATGGCCTGATTTCGACTTGACTGGCATTGAATTTGATAGTCGTTTGATTCAGTCGAATAATCTGTTTGTGCCACTAAAAGGAGAAAATGATGGACATTCATTTATTGAGAGTGCCATAGAAAAAGGCGTGGGTGCTACACTTTGGAGTGCAACAAAAGCGGCACCAGAGAAATTACCGACTCTACAAGTTTCGGATACTTTAAAAGCTATGCAGGATTTAGCAGTTTATTATTTAAAAAAAATGAAGCCAACGGTCATTGCGATTACTGGAAGTAACGGTAAAACAACAACAAAAGATATGACTGAAGCTGTTTTGGCGCAACAATTTAAAACGTATAAAACGCAAGGCAACTATAATAATGACATCGGTTTACCCTATACTATTTTACATATGCCAGACGAAACAGAGAAACTAATTTTAGAGATGGGTATGGATCACGCAAATGAAATTGATTTTCTATCGAGACTGGCTCAGCCAGATGTGGCAGCCATTACAATGATTGGTGAGGCGCATATTGAAAATCTTGGTTCAAGAGCAGGAATTGCAAAAGCAAAAATGGAAATCACTGCAGGACTTGCTAAGAGCGGTCTGTTGATTATTCCAGCAGATGAACCATTATTATTGCCATTGACAAAAGAGTTACCGCAAGCGATCAAAACATTTGGTCTGGTACAAGCGGACTGTATGGCTGAGATCATTGAAGCGCAAAAAGAATTTACATCGTTTAAAATAAGCGGTTCAAACACATTATTTACGATTCCTGTTCTAGGTGAATATAACGTAGGAAATGCCTTGATTGCCATTAGTATTGGTCAGTGGTTTGAACTTTCAGAAGAAAAAATCAAAATTGGCTTAGCTGATTTTAAATTAACTAAAAATCGCACAGAATGGCTAAAAAGCAGTACAGGTATTGAAATTTTAAGTGATGTTTATAATGCGAATCCCACAGCAATGAATTTAGTGCTGGATAGTTTTAGTCAAATGCCTACACAAGGAAAACGAGTGGCTGTTTTAGGGGATATGCTTGAGCTAGGGCCTGATTCTGCTAGTATGCACGCTTCTGTGAGTGAACATTTAAAGCCAACAGAAATCGATGAAGTTGTTCTTTATGGATCTGAAATGCAAGCATTATATGATAGTCTGACGACAAAATATGAAAAAAAATATCTCCATTATTTCAAAAAAACAGAAAAAGCAGCGTTAACGGATACATTAAAAGAAATTCTTGAACCAAAAGATATGGTTATTTTAAAAGCAAGTAACGGGATGGGGTTAAATGAAGTAGTCACTAAACTTCTCGAAATTTAG
- the cshA gene encoding degradosome RNA helicase CshA — protein MKFKELGLETDLLAAIERSGFEEATPIQEETIPLALAGKDVIGQAQTGTGKTAAFGLPMLQKIDTSNRVLQGIVIAPTRELAIQTQEELYRLGRDKKIRVQAVYGGADIGRQIRGLKENPHVVVGTPGRLLDHINRRTLKLDTIETLVLDEADEMLNMGFLEDIEKIISKIPSARQTLLFSATMPPAIKNIGVKFMKEPEHVKIKAKEMTADLIDQYYVRSKDFEKFDVMTRLLDVQTPELTIVFGRTKRRVDELARGLEARGYKAEGIHGDLSQQKRMSVLRSFKSGNLDILVATDVAARGLDISGVTHVYNYDIPQDPESYVHRIGRTGRAGKGGMSVTFVTPNEMGYLHVIEELTKKRMTPLRPPNEQEAFKGQLGAAIETVEEKMAENGLDNYLPAAKDLLEKYSAEDLAALLLKTISKDPSDAVPVKITPERPLPSNKKGFNKNNRSGGGGNSRNRNKNGGGGYRGNKNNKGTGGGTGNGGGYNKSKDNRSAKRHNDKKRSFVIRDNSN, from the coding sequence TTGAAATTTAAAGAACTAGGTTTAGAAACAGATTTATTGGCAGCAATCGAGCGCTCAGGATTCGAAGAAGCAACACCCATCCAAGAGGAAACAATCCCTCTAGCATTAGCAGGAAAAGACGTAATTGGACAAGCACAAACTGGTACTGGTAAAACTGCTGCGTTCGGCTTACCAATGTTGCAAAAAATTGATACATCAAACCGTGTCTTGCAAGGAATTGTTATTGCACCAACACGTGAATTAGCGATCCAAACACAAGAAGAATTATACCGTTTAGGCCGCGACAAAAAAATCCGTGTACAAGCAGTTTATGGCGGAGCTGATATTGGCCGTCAAATTCGTGGATTAAAAGAAAATCCACATGTTGTTGTCGGAACACCTGGACGTTTATTGGATCACATCAATCGCCGCACATTAAAACTAGATACAATTGAAACATTAGTTTTAGATGAAGCAGACGAAATGTTGAACATGGGATTCTTAGAAGATATCGAAAAAATCATCTCTAAAATTCCGTCAGCACGTCAAACATTACTATTTTCAGCAACAATGCCGCCAGCAATCAAAAATATTGGCGTGAAATTCATGAAAGAACCAGAACACGTGAAAATCAAAGCAAAAGAAATGACTGCAGATTTGATCGATCAATATTACGTACGTTCAAAAGACTTTGAAAAATTCGATGTGATGACGCGTTTATTGGACGTTCAAACTCCAGAATTAACCATTGTTTTTGGTCGTACAAAACGTCGTGTAGATGAATTAGCTCGTGGTCTAGAAGCTCGTGGATATAAAGCTGAAGGAATTCATGGGGATTTATCTCAACAAAAACGTATGAGTGTTTTACGTTCATTCAAGAGTGGAAACTTAGATATCTTAGTAGCAACAGACGTTGCAGCTCGTGGGTTAGACATTTCTGGTGTAACACATGTTTATAACTACGATATCCCACAAGATCCAGAAAGCTATGTTCACCGTATCGGCCGTACTGGTCGTGCTGGTAAAGGCGGAATGTCAGTGACTTTCGTTACACCAAACGAAATGGGCTACTTGCATGTTATCGAAGAATTGACGAAAAAACGTATGACACCATTACGTCCACCAAATGAACAAGAAGCATTTAAAGGACAATTAGGTGCAGCAATCGAAACAGTCGAAGAAAAAATGGCAGAAAATGGTCTAGATAATTACTTGCCTGCTGCTAAAGATCTTTTAGAAAAGTACTCTGCTGAAGATTTAGCAGCATTACTACTAAAAACTATTTCTAAAGACCCATCAGATGCTGTTCCAGTTAAAATTACACCAGAACGTCCATTACCATCAAATAAAAAAGGTTTCAACAAAAATAATCGCAGCGGAGGCGGCGGAAATAGCCGTAATCGTAATAAAAACGGTGGTGGCGGCTATCGTGGTAACAAGAATAACAAAGGTACAGGCGGCGGCACTGGAAACGGTGGCGGCTACAATAAGAGCAAAGATAATCGTTCAGCAAAACGCCACAACGATAAAAAACGTAGCTTTGTTATTAGAGACAACTCAAATTAA
- the acpS gene encoding holo-ACP synthase, translated as MIKGIGIDMVELSRIDKIIGNKSSFVQRVLTDNEYALFQKLPHKRQVEFLAGRFACKEAFSKAWGTGIGSLGLRDVEILKEDNGAPKVTKSPHEGNVFVSISHTDTHAVAQIILETS; from the coding sequence ATGATAAAAGGAATTGGTATAGACATGGTAGAACTTTCAAGAATCGATAAAATTATCGGCAATAAATCTTCTTTTGTACAACGAGTTCTCACCGATAATGAATATGCGCTCTTTCAAAAATTACCACATAAACGTCAAGTAGAGTTTTTAGCGGGGCGTTTCGCTTGTAAAGAGGCTTTTTCTAAAGCTTGGGGAACTGGAATAGGAAGTTTGGGATTACGTGATGTTGAGATTTTAAAAGAAGATAACGGAGCGCCTAAAGTGACAAAATCTCCCCATGAAGGAAATGTATTTGTGTCTATCTCACATACAGACACACATGCTGTTGCTCAAATTATTTTGGAGACGAGTTAA
- the alr gene encoding alanine racemase, producing the protein MAVGWHRPTKLVIDTQAIKENVCNEVKRMPEGTELFAVVKANGYGHGAVQTAQAAIKGGATGFCVALLDEAVELREAGITEPILILSVVDVSYIDLLLKYDLSVTVATQEWLEQAIDQLNHIETQTPLKIHIKVDTGMGRIGFTTPEAVKQVVELVQSTQFFIWEGLFTHFSTADEKNGCYFEKQTQRFQAILSVLIELPKYVHVSNSATALWHPDNVGNMIRFGIAMYGLNPSGRALPEVYPLKPALSLFSSLIQVKQLSAGEGIGYGNTYTTTEKEWIGTVPIGYADGWLRHLQGFSVLVNGKKCEIVGRICMDQCMIRLPKKTAVGTQVTLIGHDHGEQITMQMVADKLETIHYEVACTFSERMPREYK; encoded by the coding sequence ATGGCTGTAGGATGGCATCGCCCCACAAAGTTAGTAATCGATACACAGGCAATTAAAGAAAATGTTTGCAATGAAGTAAAACGTATGCCCGAAGGAACAGAGTTATTTGCTGTAGTCAAAGCAAACGGCTACGGACATGGAGCTGTTCAGACGGCACAAGCGGCCATCAAAGGAGGCGCTACTGGGTTTTGCGTGGCACTCTTGGATGAAGCTGTAGAACTACGAGAAGCCGGTATTACAGAGCCGATACTCATTTTAAGTGTCGTAGATGTTTCTTACATAGACTTGTTGCTAAAATACGATTTATCTGTCACTGTAGCAACTCAAGAATGGTTGGAGCAGGCAATCGATCAATTGAACCATATAGAAACACAAACACCATTGAAAATACATATAAAAGTCGATACAGGGATGGGACGTATTGGATTTACTACGCCTGAAGCTGTTAAACAAGTAGTTGAATTAGTACAATCGACTCAATTCTTTATTTGGGAAGGGTTGTTTACTCATTTTTCTACTGCAGATGAAAAAAACGGATGCTACTTTGAAAAACAGACACAACGTTTTCAAGCAATATTATCAGTATTGATTGAATTGCCAAAATATGTTCATGTAAGCAATAGTGCAACGGCCCTTTGGCATCCTGATAATGTGGGAAATATGATTCGATTTGGTATAGCTATGTATGGATTAAATCCTTCAGGCCGGGCATTGCCAGAAGTTTATCCGTTAAAACCTGCATTAAGTTTATTCTCCTCTCTAATTCAAGTGAAACAACTTTCTGCTGGAGAAGGAATAGGTTACGGCAATACGTATACGACAACTGAAAAAGAATGGATTGGCACGGTACCGATTGGTTATGCTGACGGATGGCTACGTCACCTGCAAGGTTTTTCAGTATTGGTTAATGGCAAAAAATGTGAGATCGTTGGAAGAATCTGTATGGATCAATGCATGATTCGTTTGCCTAAAAAAACAGCAGTAGGAACGCAAGTCACACTGATCGGACACGATCACGGAGAACAGATCACAATGCAGATGGTGGCAGATAAATTAGAGACGATCCACTATGAGGTGGCATGTACGTTTTCTGAACGCATGCCAAGGGAGTATAAATAG
- a CDS encoding type II toxin-antitoxin system PemK/MazF family toxin encodes MVKRGDIYFADLSPVVGSEQGGVRPVLVIQNNLGNHFSPTIIVAAITAKMAKPKLPTHIGINSEETGIERDSVILLEQIRTIDKIRLKEKVCHLGIEIMDSVDRALGVSVGIFEAELEEENLGTYR; translated from the coding sequence ATGGTCAAAAGGGGTGACATATATTTTGCAGACTTATCCCCTGTTGTAGGATCAGAACAAGGGGGAGTACGTCCAGTACTAGTCATACAAAATAATTTAGGCAATCATTTTAGTCCAACCATTATTGTCGCTGCAATAACAGCGAAGATGGCAAAGCCAAAATTGCCTACACATATAGGAATTAATTCTGAAGAAACAGGAATTGAGCGCGATTCAGTTATTTTACTGGAACAGATCCGCACCATTGACAAAATACGTTTAAAAGAAAAAGTTTGCCATCTAGGTATAGAAATTATGGATTCTGTCGACCGAGCATTAGGAGTTAGCGTAGGGATTTTTGAGGCAGAACTAGAAGAAGAAAATCTTGGTACATATCGTTAA